The following is a genomic window from Macadamia integrifolia cultivar HAES 741 unplaced genomic scaffold, SCU_Mint_v3 scaffold2972, whole genome shotgun sequence.
CGATCAAACCCAGCACCGAACACCATTTTAGTTTTGGGAAAAAACAATCCAGTTATGCTCATGTGAGTTTTGCCAAAGATAGTTGTTCGCAAGGGCAGTGCCAAACCgcatatggtggtggtggtggtgttgccGGTTATGGTAGTGTAATAATGGTGCCGGAtatggtagtggtggtggtggtggtaggggTAATAATGGTGCTGGGTATGGTAGTAGTTGCAAGTCTGTCCGATATGGTTGTTCGCAAGAGCAAGGGCAAGAGCAAGAGCAAGAGAAAGCACAAAGGCAAGGTCAAGAGCGAACCGGTAATGCCTACGGCATGGTGATGGCTGTGGCGGTGGCAGTGGCGGTGCAGGTAGAGGTGCCGGTAACGATAGTGGTAGCGGTATCGGTAATGGTAACGGTAACGGCAGCGGTTATGCTCCACGTTTAGGTTCCCCCAACGGCTAGGCTTTCTGTGGACCCCCCCAACCTCTTTCACCCTTCCTAATCATCGGCTGCCTAGCGTACTAGGTGAGAAACTACTTTTCTTGCTTGTACATGTTCTTATGAATTTTTAATGTTGAGCTTTTGAGTGTTTCAATAAAAGGAGAGAGATCTATATATTTGCGTTGTGTAATAGAATCTTACATGCTAGCATTTCATTGATCATCCGATCCCCCATTCTCCATCTCAGCCATTCAACACATCCTTGTTACAACCTATTCTCCACTGTTGACATTCTATGTTATTTTAGCTTATATTAATTTCCTTCGATTGAACTTTTATATTCCCATTTCCAAGGCACTTTCCCCCTGTTTTTTCAACACTGAAACTTCACCAGCGATGTAGATGCAGGTCCAGGGTTATCTATATTGCATGAAGCTTGCCCAAAGGTTGGTTAGCTGATTACTGTGGCAAGTCATTATGGAACTTCACTATCATGAGTAGTCTATGCAATTATATTGGCTTGGCTGAATTGTTTcttataggggtgtcaaaatagTCCACACCTTCATAGACAAACAAAACTTCGCTTTAGAGATCCATTCATTTCCCTAATAATGACACCAGTCTCAGAACAACCTGGATTTCCAAGAGAACATCCATTAATGTTTAATTTGAGGCAATCAGATGAAGGAGGCGCCCAAATAACTTCAAGAATTTTTACAGAAGGTGCTCGGGAAATTAATATCATAAATTTCTTGGAAACCAATAAATCAGGAATTTCTAAGAAATATAAATCTTTGCCATTTTAGAAAAGTCCTGGAGATCTTAAATTATTCAATCCACCACCTAATCTATTGGACGCGATTTATTATCAAACCTTCGATTATTAATTTCCATCCAAATCTAGTGAAGAATCAGAATTACTCCAACAAGCCATAACTTCCCAATCGAGACCATAAAGGCACTTTCAATGTAAGATAATTCTTActgatctttaaaaaaaaataataaaataataaaaaaaaatcagatcatAAAAGTCCCTATAGAATCATACCTAAAaaagcaaatttttttcttcatttacaCGTTTGAATGCGCGTTTAATACATGGCATTACAAACTATGATCATTCCCACCCCCACCTATCTCCACTGAGAGCTTTAAAATGAGCCATCACTCATCATCACTTTGttaattgaatttttaaaatattttagatATTATGTCATAGTATGGCGTTTGACATACAAAAGATTGTTAAAACGCCTTATGAGAGTAAGGCGTCATCATTCATGGTCATGCTTTAATTGTCCGATCGATTTCTGTCTCTCcattatacaaaataaataaataaataatacacgATTTTACTATCTCCACTGAGAGTTTTCAAATGATCCATCACTCATCATCACtttgtttattaaattttaaaatattttataatatattatgtCCTAATATGGGGCATGACGTATGAAAGATTATTAAAGTGCACTAGGCAATTGTTCACGATTTGGAATTATCTATTATTCATTCCATTCAACAATGctccttctttctttaataataataagaataataataatatgtttGTAGACTTTTTTGGCTTAAGGTCAGCAAAGCAATATTATTAGAATAGAATGAAAGATTGCGTGATAAAAGCTACAAGAGCAACCAAAAATCAGAAAGactaaggctctgtactgtaacgattctgtttttttaacatgattttggaTCTAGCACACTTttttacatttctatttttttggagtgattctgcatcttaaatgttgtatggtaatcgcaaaaaaaaaattgattttgtaacctgaaaGACACAGAAACATATATGGTTcgtacttaacagaatcgtttttgttagaaatcaatatttacataaagtgtcatattcaccatgggtgtcaaagttgtgatttttaaataaaatctaaggatagtcaatggttttttaataaattctaagttatgaaaACTATTATTACCCAGATAGCTTAAGTCGAATGAGACATAAATAAGAATAGctccatatcaacaacatggtgttcacatcaaatatgaaatatttggccgtgtttccttgccatatgaaatttgaaatgtttgaacaaaaatatgatctatcataataacataaaagCATGAACAAGAATAAATTCAAGTATTGACATAATTGTTAAAGTATTTATTTATGAACTTAAGGGCATAAATTAGGTCTTCCAACTTAATTCTTAACTGCTAAACATGTccaactactttaaagtttaaatccaatcatcaaaatgtaatcatgtaatttgagccattccggctttaacagctaactcatttgcaatctttttcctaagatcatccatctgtcttcttctttctgctaagcttatactaatgtgagccggtggtacataatcttgaatttcttcaggctcctgattccaccaattttcaccaaactcTTCAAAATTCTTGtctgcaatttcttcctcccgAATGAAGTTGTGAAGTGCACAACAAGCAATGACGATGCATGTTTGGGTGTTCAGTGGAAAACATGGCATTTTGCTGAGAATTGGGAAGCgcttcttcaaagaaccaaaatTGAGCTCTATGACATTCCTAATAGAAGAGTGTCTATTATTAAATAGCTCTACTACTGTCCTTGGACGTCTATTCCTATAATCATTTAGATGGTATCTTTGTCCTTTGAACGGCGTCAAGAACCCAATAGTAGATGGATAACCAAAATCAACCACATAATATTTACCTAGCACATAAAGTGAAAAGTAATGAATCAACACAATATGTGAAATAGAGCATAATCAACCGGTGAGGTTAAGATTTAGAATGTACCaggtggaggatgaggaaattcaaatttaggattattcaatgcctcattgaatactcgacaatcatttgcagaACCCTCCCAGCCAGCGTAcacaaaagtgaatttcatgtcaagGTCACAAGCACACATAACATTCTAGGTCGtatctcctttccttcctctgtaCGGTATTTGTTTGGGTAGAGGTACAGAAGCACTAACATGAGTGCCATCAATCACGCCAATGCAGTCCTAGTACCAATACATGGatattcatcaaatcaaaccacGTATAACCACAAAACAACATAATGATTGTTTTAATTATAAGCAACATACCTTGAAGAAAGGATAGAGCTTTGGTTTTTCAAGAATCTGTTTAGGGCAACGACTGAAGTTTGGAGGTTTGATATTCTCTTGTCCCAATAGTATGAAAGCACGTAACACTTTCTTAAAGTGTTCACCTATAGTGTTAAGAGAACGCTGAAAGTGTTCTGCTATATCTCTATACCTATCATTGTGACCAACGATAGATATAAACATTGCCAACTGCTCATCCACTCTTAAATATCGACTATCTTCCAACCAACCACGTTGTAGCATTAATGCTTcaaggttgaggaagacatggcGTTCCATTTTATATTGTTCATAGCATCTGTCTACATGTCCGTTTAGAACCTCACTCACTCGCTCTGGTCCTGTCAATTTACTATCTCGTATGGGCTCTCTACTGTATAATGAATCACGTGctttcatcaacaacatcaAACACATCATGATTTCTGCATCAGTGTCATCCCTTTCCATTTGTTCAATGTGTTCGCTAGATGCGATCATTCTTTGATCCATtcctataatataaaattagaaatatgcaaacacatcaaaccataatttTGAACAAATATCCAAGACATCAAATACTACAGTTAGAAAAATAAGTCAAGACACAATCATCCAAGACAtcttaaaaaaatgaaggaaaacatagcaaaccatcaaagttaaaagtagtATCAAGGTACAATGAACAAATATTCAGGACATCAAATACTacagttataaaaaaaagtcaagacACAGTCATCCATAACATCTtaaaaagtgaaggaaaacatagcaaaccatcaaagttaaaagtagtgtCAAGGCACAATCCAAGTAGAGTCATCAATCTATCTAATTAAAAGAACTTTTCAAGAAGCAAACTACTGAAGGGTACGAAGGAGTATCGACTTCCGATGAGGAGGGCAAGAAATTAATGCTTCTCTCCATTGCGGGTCAGCCATTAACTTCCGAAGTGCTTTCTCGTATAGTTCTTCATCTAACGCATATCCTGACTCAAGCACCTCCATGGCCCTAGTAATCCCGTACATCTGTTCAGCATTTTGGGTTGAAGCAGTGGACATGCTCGCATCTCGTTCTACCCTTGATTTACTTatatcttgaattgccttgaatgCCATTGACCAATCGTTAGActtgctcctcctccttttcgcaTTTGGAGTCCTATCATGCCTATGCTTAGTAGCTGGCCTTTTTTCCATTGCTTCAGTTTGAGTGTCACCTAATAGAGTAACTTCATCAGCTGAACTTGACTCATCACAAGACTCAATCATATTCCTAGCATCATCGGCCCCCATAGTTTCCAACACGGTTGTTTGAGTCCCACTTCCTTCGCCTTCTGCATATGTATCACCAAATACCATACATAGTTCTGGCCATTGTGGTAGTCCATGCTTCTTAAAtcgtgcccaagtagggttatcctaataaataaaaaatattcataatcaaatacttgaattgatatatcctggcatttcaaaatactcaaattaaatacaaattaaGCATACCTTAATATGCGATTCCCAGatggattcatcatcaacagtacAAGTTCTTGAAGCAGTATCCCAACCAAAACCAGTTGTCTCCAATAGCTTCTTAAACTGACTATAATCTTGCCTCAGTTTGTTCACTTTGTTCTTCAACTGTATAATGGCATAGTTGACCCCagttttttctttgaagttattGGCAATGTTGTTCCAACCAGCTTTATTAAAAGTCGAAGTAgtcctatttcctttcttaactTCCTCTACCATCAGAACAATAAGGGTGTCTACATTTGCTTGGCTCCATTTTGCAGTCTCATTAACTGCTTGTTTTGAAGTTGacattttctcactattttaccaaaaaaaaaagaacatgaatttaaaatccaaattgaaaacacTGATTTTCACCAAGGCACCCTAACCCTTAATCTATGAAACCCCTATGACCTTACTCACATAGGGCTTTCAAAGGCCTTCAAATGAGGTTTTGAATACATATTGGGCTGTACTAAAATGAACCAGTGGCATTCACAAGAAAACTAGCAGGAACATGAAATTTTCAGGCATATACAGTAGCAACAAATGGGCCATTTAGGAAGAAAGATAGTATAGGATTTTACAGTGTTGAACTAAACCATATAGAAAGACATTGATTTAAACGATGCATTTGCTTAGTCTGCACTGACATAAtgttgaggaaaaaaaattcatttggaACTTTAGTCAAGCCAATGGTTTATAAACCCCAGACCTACAACAGTATTGACAGAACTCAAATAAACAGACTATAGGGAAACACAATTTCAAGTTTTAGACATCTAAAATACTAAAGGGGATAATTCTTGTACTAATAAGTGCAAGTATGCTGCACCAAAAATATTAATAGTAATAGGAGAAAGTTCATCTGAaggcaacaatcacatcttGGAAGATACAGGCAGGAGATAATGTGACAAAAAGGAAGTTTGTGCAATAGTTTTCTAAATCTtggtgtttttttcttttttctttgagaATATAGAGTTTAATCACAGCACATATTGAAGTAATACTGCAAATGCCATTGAAATAGCACCGAGTAAATAGGCAGACAACTAGTGAATCACCCTCTCATACACAATCATTGAAATACACACCTATCATTGATACCCTATTATTAAAAACAGATCATCACAATAAGATCTCACTCTAATCTCCTCCTCCTTATGAGGGATTCTATCATAAAACTTTGTCGTTGGATTGGCTTCAACGGCTGCTAAGATAGCATTCTATAAGTGTTAAGGACAGAACTTGGCAAAGTCGCCATAGTTGCTGaggtgtgtatatatatatatatactagtaaaaattgtatgtgcaaatgcacgtgtggtcATATATTTGGGGTGACAGATAGAGAATTCAAAAAAGGGTGAGTTTGAGATataaaaggaagttggagaggAGAAGATCGTGGAAAGAGTAATAAAAACCGAGATATAACCATGAGAATCCCATTGAGGTTAAAATGAAAGTATAGATGAGGGACTTGGTGGATTCAAACTACCATCCTCTTGAGGTATAGAATCATTTTCCACACAAGTACTTTACCAAATGAGTTAAGGACCCAtatttaaataaagaaagagaaagaaatccaaactgaaatataatAGTTCTAAGCTAACAAAGCCTAAGCTTTTATATCACTACGATAAACAACACATGTTTTGCTTTAGTGTTTCATGGTTAAAAAACATTCTAGCGATTTCACAAACATGTCAATTTTGTTAGATTACTTAAAGTTAGAGAAAATAAAGTACTAAACATGGGTTTCGTCATTCATAACGGAAAAATTTTAAGTTTCATCAAGAGAAGTACCTCGTACTGGTTGAAGTGGTATTTACATAAGCAATACCAACACTATGCATGCTAAGAACTTGAAGCAAGCCACATATCCAAGTCTGCTACCTCTTACATTAAACAAAATCATGAGGctagaaaagggggaaaaagaaaataacctAAAAGTCCTGAATCCTCTATCTAAAACTTCTTTTGAGTTGATTTTCTAACAAAATTTTATGGACTGCATCACTATAATTAAGCTAAGATGAGCTGGATATAGTCCTATTACTGTACTGGATgttagccattcattgtaacaAAGATAAGACTAATCACTAACATGGGAAATCTGTTGAGGCAACTCCAGGCTAGAGCTCTACATAATTTTTGCATACTACCATATAATGATTACTTAGCTTTAAGGAACATCACTTCTAGgaccaaaatctcaaacacaAATTACAAAGCACATTGGTAATCATTGTCAATGTTCCAAATTAACAACCCAAAAGTAATGATTAATCAAGCCATTTGTGATTCAGTTTTCACCATTCCTAGCAAAAATATATCTAAGTTGCATCACTACCAAATTCAATCCCATAGACAAAAGCTTCAGATAGAGCAGGTTCAGCAATAGATGACAGTGGTTGAATTGAATCTATTATCTCAATGCACAAGGACAGCAATCTCAgctgaagaaactcaaaaaatctaaataattcCTTATACAAAGGGTTCCAGTGAAACAGCTTACTCTGACTATCCCAAGGAGGATTCCAATATGGCTCCATTGCCAAAAACTTTCCaaattaaaaacaagaaaaatacaattcatcagtatatataaaaaatactaGTAAGGATGACAACCACAATCTCAGTTATAAGATATGTTAAATATAAAGGCATCCAAATCCAACTCGAAAGCAAACCATTGATGTAAGCTAACAATCAGATCATGGTGAAACAAACTTTCACGTTATTCTCCCCATCATGCGTTGCAAATTCTGTATCCAACAATACTCCTTTTAAATCACCTAATTTCAACTTACAATTCAAAGCAACCATTTTGCATATGAATCAGTTAGACAAAAAGGAGCAACCACTAAAATGAGAATCAGATTAGAATCTCCTCTCATGTTTGAAAGGTGCAACATCAAAGCTTCTTAATCAATGTTCATAGCCATATCAAATATAACATTAGTCCTCATAATTCTCTCATAGCACCAAGAAAAGGATGAACTGAGATTAGAGAAGGGAAGGGGGCGTACCTCTGAGCAAAGTTCAAACCCCACTGAAGTGACAAGAAACCTCGCAGATCTTGTGCGTGTTCGTGCACAGAGGAGTCCAAAACCCTCGACCTGCTAAACCGTAGAAGAAGAACAAATTCAGGGggcagagggagaagagatcaagaaagGATGAGAACGAGAGTGagggtgagagaaagagaaagagaaagagaacgagaaagagaaagagagagagagatcttacaATACAGTTTCTCGTCCACGGCAGGCGAAGAAGCTTCTTTCTCTAGATTCTCGTCGACGGCTGGAGCATCCACTTCCCGCTAGGCTCTGCTTCTCTCTTTAGGAtttccaagaaagaagaaatagggTTTCATGTAATGGCTTaccattttcttatgttttgacTGCAAGTATCATTTTTACCCTTTCGTACTTAAGTGGGAACCTTTCATTCTGCGCCTTTTTCTCAGAATCGATTCTGAGTGTGAGAAGCTTACTTTTCATACTTCAAAAAATGGATTCTAAAACTTAAAAAGTgccggttcatttcaaaaaaacaagaaattgaaccagACTTACCATACAGCTTTTACcccatttctatttcaaaaaaatgaaaaaatgatagaattgattttttagaagattacagtacagagcctaagtCTTCCATTCCATTTTTgacatggccatcaacagaatGAAAAACCAATAAAAGAAAGTTAATCTTCTAGATTAAATGAAACCGAGGCTTCTCATTTGCATCTCAGTTGATATCTACAAGAGAAAATCGAGGAACCTCCCAAACAGCTG
Proteins encoded in this region:
- the LOC122067553 gene encoding uncharacterized protein At2g29880-like → MSTSKQAVNETAKWSQANVDTLIVLMVEEVKKGNRTTSTFNKAGWNNIANNFKEKTGVNYAIIQLKNKVNKLRQDYSQFKKLLETTGFGWDTASRTCTVDDESIWESHIKDNPTWARFKKHGLPQWPELCMVFGDTYAEGEGSGTQTTVLETMGADDARNMIESCDESSSADEVTLLGDTQTEAMEKRPATKHRHDRTPNAKRRRSKSNDWSMAFKAIQDISKSRVERDASMSTASTQNAEQMYGITRAMEVLESGYALDEELYEKALRKLMADPQWREALISCPPHRKSILLRTLQ